A window of the Lactobacillus gasseri ATCC 33323 = JCM 1131 genome harbors these coding sequences:
- the gmk gene encoding guanylate kinase, whose translation MAHQGLLLVLSGPSGVGKGTVKSAMVKQKAFSFEYSVSMTTRKPRPGEVDGKDYYFVSEDRFQEAIKDNELLEYNEYVGNHYGTPLAPVQKMLKEGKDVLLEIDVNGAKQVRKLMPDGVFIFLTPPDLHELKHRIVNRGTDSDKVIAMRMKQARKEILMMEDYDYAVVNDTVANVVDHIKSIVEAEHVRVPRVINDYRNMVKED comes from the coding sequence ATGGCACATCAAGGTTTATTATTAGTTCTATCTGGTCCTTCAGGTGTTGGTAAGGGGACCGTTAAAAGTGCAATGGTTAAGCAAAAAGCTTTTTCATTTGAATATTCTGTTTCAATGACGACTCGTAAGCCTCGTCCAGGTGAAGTTGATGGCAAGGATTACTATTTTGTTTCGGAAGATCGTTTTCAAGAGGCAATTAAAGATAACGAACTTTTGGAATATAATGAATATGTAGGTAATCACTACGGCACTCCTCTTGCACCTGTTCAAAAGATGCTTAAAGAGGGCAAAGATGTTTTACTTGAAATTGATGTTAATGGAGCAAAACAAGTGCGTAAGTTGATGCCAGATGGTGTTTTTATCTTTTTAACACCACCAGATTTGCACGAATTAAAGCATCGAATTGTTAACCGCGGAACCGATTCCGACAAGGTAATTGCGATGAGAATGAAGCAGGCACGTAAAGAGATCTTAATGATGGAAGATTATGATTATGCTGTAGTTAATGATACTGTTGCTAATGTGGTTGATCATATTAAATCTATTGTTGAAGCAGAACACGTGCGTGTACCGCGAGTAATTAATGATTATAGAAATATGGTTAAGGAGGATTAA
- the rpoZ gene encoding DNA-directed RNA polymerase subunit omega: MKITYPSIDKLLSRVNSRYSLSVLAAKRAHEIQAGAPLALKHYKSDKAVGKALEEIAAGKVTIDPEHREDIG, translated from the coding sequence ATGAAAATTACATATCCATCTATTGATAAATTGCTGTCACGAGTGAATTCTCGTTATTCTCTTTCAGTTTTAGCTGCTAAAAGAGCTCATGAAATTCAAGCAGGCGCACCATTAGCTTTAAAGCATTATAAGTCTGACAAAGCAGTTGGCAAAGCACTTGAAGAAATTGCTGCTGGTAAAGTTACAATTGATCCTGAGCATCGTGAAGATATTGGCTAG